A genomic window from Pseudomonas argentinensis includes:
- a CDS encoding glycosyltransferase family 2 protein: MDAADRGQRRAPKVSVVIPSYNYACFLGQAIASLQAQSWADWEAIIVDDGSTDDTERVAAQLLGEDSRIVYVRQPNGGTSAAKNTGIRHASGEYLMFLDADDLLTTNKLAAHIGHFQNNPHIDISYSRFRYFLDGHESCLFTKLDLSSEQEWAVAIDGRHDVALPVFLRGNNMAIHAAMVRKSMIDRVGDFDTEMRALEDWDYWLRCILRGAHLAFLDNPQVLALTRVHKNSATQTLDFSDYKLRVYEKVRQEALGLRGEGEERLQALLDKELQRLERRERKRLLKTQRRALQARIRGAGLLDFRELSLIAEQYGRINCLAVYLRVLLKSLSEWR, translated from the coding sequence ATGGACGCGGCTGACAGGGGGCAGAGAAGGGCACCGAAGGTTTCGGTGGTCATTCCAAGCTACAACTACGCGTGCTTCTTGGGGCAGGCAATTGCCAGTCTGCAGGCGCAATCTTGGGCGGACTGGGAGGCGATAATCGTCGACGACGGCTCGACGGACGATACGGAAAGAGTCGCGGCGCAACTACTGGGCGAGGACTCGAGGATCGTCTACGTTCGCCAGCCGAACGGTGGCACATCTGCGGCAAAAAATACCGGAATCCGCCATGCCAGTGGCGAGTACCTGATGTTCCTCGACGCCGACGATCTGCTCACGACGAATAAGCTGGCAGCTCATATCGGGCATTTCCAGAACAACCCTCATATCGATATTTCATACTCACGTTTTCGCTATTTCCTGGATGGCCACGAGAGCTGTCTGTTTACCAAGCTCGATCTCTCCTCCGAGCAGGAGTGGGCAGTGGCGATTGATGGCCGACACGATGTCGCGCTTCCGGTGTTCCTTAGGGGCAACAACATGGCCATTCACGCAGCAATGGTGCGCAAGTCCATGATCGACCGGGTGGGCGACTTCGACACCGAGATGCGTGCGCTTGAGGATTGGGATTACTGGTTGCGCTGCATCCTGCGTGGCGCCCACTTGGCATTTTTGGATAATCCGCAGGTGTTAGCGCTGACCCGGGTACATAAAAACAGCGCCACCCAGACGCTGGATTTTTCCGACTACAAACTTAGGGTTTACGAAAAGGTTCGCCAGGAGGCGCTGGGGTTGCGCGGGGAAGGCGAGGAGCGCTTACAGGCGCTGCTAGATAAGGAGCTGCAACGGCTGGAGCGGCGGGAGCGAAAGCGCCTGCTCAAAACTCAGCGCAGAGCTCTGCAGGCGCGCATCCGCGGCGCTGGGCTGCTGGATTTTCGTGAGTTGTCGCTTATCGCCGAACAGTACGGCCGAATTAATTGCCTCGCGGTGTATCTGCGGGTGTTGCTCAAGTCCTTGTCCGAATGGCGGTGA